Proteins encoded by one window of Massilia sp. NR 4-1:
- the plsY gene encoding glycerol-3-phosphate 1-O-acyltransferase PlsY → MNTVLLVIAAYLIGSISFAVVVSKVYGLSDPRTYGSKNPGATNVLRSGNKGAAIWTLVGDAVKGWLAVWLVQHFAEPLGVGDMTIALVAIAVFLGHLWPVFFKFVGGKGVATALGVLLALNPWLGLGTLVTWLVVAYAFRYSSLAALIASIFAPFYYGLLFGTEPQLVAVLVMSGLLIWRHGKNISNLMAGKESRIGSKKK, encoded by the coding sequence ATGAATACAGTATTACTGGTTATCGCCGCCTACCTGATCGGCTCGATCTCCTTCGCCGTGGTGGTGAGCAAGGTGTACGGCCTGTCCGACCCGCGCACCTATGGCTCGAAAAACCCGGGTGCCACCAATGTGTTGCGCAGTGGCAATAAAGGCGCGGCGATCTGGACCCTGGTGGGCGACGCCGTCAAGGGCTGGCTGGCGGTCTGGCTGGTGCAGCACTTCGCCGAACCGCTGGGCGTGGGCGATATGACGATCGCGCTGGTGGCGATCGCCGTCTTCCTCGGCCATCTGTGGCCGGTCTTCTTCAAGTTCGTCGGCGGCAAGGGCGTGGCGACCGCGCTGGGCGTGCTGCTGGCGCTGAACCCCTGGCTGGGCCTGGGCACGCTCGTCACCTGGCTGGTGGTGGCGTATGCCTTCCGCTATTCCTCGCTGGCGGCCCTGATCGCCTCCATCTTCGCGCCGTTCTACTATGGCCTGCTGTTCGGCACCGAGCCGCAGCTGGTGGCGGTGCTGGTCATGAGCGGCCTGCTGATCTGGCGCCACGGCAAGAATATCTCGAACCTGATGGCGGGCAAGGAAAGCCGCATCGGCA